From the genome of Deinococcus sp. AJ005, one region includes:
- a CDS encoding glutamate synthase-related protein, which translates to MPNNTDRNLPGQPQPQTSPQGVPPSRPPSREEIEAARQHGLYAGREHDACGVGFVAHIKGLKHHSIIEQGLKILENLDHRGAVGADALMGDGAGLLIQIPDEFYRAQMALQNVTLPPAGDYGVGMIFLPKEIASRRACEQELERAVLAEGQLVLGWRDVPVNREMPMSPTVREKEPVIRQIFIGAGPDTLVPDALERKLYVIRRRASNAIRALNFTHGAEYYVPSMSCRTVIYKGLLLATQVGEYYLDLQDQSVISALALVHQRFSTNTFPEWQLAHPYRMVAHNGEINTVKGNFNWMRAREGVMSSPVLGDDLKKIYPVSFEGESDTATFDNALELLTLAGYPMAHAAMMMIPEAWEDNPLIDDRRRAFYEYHAALMEPWDGPAAMVFTDGRQVGAMLDRNGLRPARYIQTRDDLVILASESGVLPIPESRIVKKWRLQPGKMFMVDLEAGRIVEDAELKNQYASAKPYRQWVDNTRVPLADAEDTGTVGQFSESLLDRQQAFGYSQEDLKFLMGPMAKSGEEGLGSMGNDSPLAVLSARSKPLYSYFRQLFAQVTNPPIDPIRESVVMSLRSFVGPRPNLLDINAVNPQMRLEVAQPILDFDDMARVRSISEHTRGKFSAYELDITYPSDWGARGIEAKIATINAWAVDAIEGGHNIIIISDRRVDRERVAIPSLLALSSVHHHLVKAGLRMKVGLVVETGDAREVHHFAALAGYGAEAIHPYLALETLINLHTEIPGMPNLSDISPAKAMRNYIKAIGKGLSKIMSKMGVSTYMSYCGAQLFEAMGLQTDFVEKYFRGTATQIGGIGIFEVAEEALRTHAAAFGADPLLARGLDAGGEYAWRVRGEEHMWTPDAIAKLQHATRSGSASTYEEYARIINDQSKRHMTLRGLFEFKTAEATPVSIEEVESAAEIVKRFATGAMSLGSISTEAHTTLAVAMNRIGGKSNTGEGGEDPARYERELRGEAIGEGETLAGILGASRVEVDYPLEPGDSLRSKIKQVASGRFGVTTGYLGSADQIQIKMAQGAKPGEGGQLPGGKVSEYIGYLRHSVPGVGLISPPPHHDIYSIEDLKQLIHDLKNVNPRADISVKLVSEVGVGTVAAGVAKCKADHIVIAGHDGGTGASPWSSIKHAGTPWEMGLAETQQTLVLNRLRDRVRVQTDGQLKTGRDVVVAALLGADEFGFATAPLVVQGCIMMRKCHLNTCPVGVATQDPVLRARFTGKPEHVINYFFFVAEEVRAIMASLGIRSFDELIGRSDLLDTRAGIDHWKAQGLDFSRLFFRADLPDVGRRHTGTQDHGLEGALDRILIEKCRPAIEKGERVHFLQDVRNVNRSVGAMLSGELIRVRPEGLPDQTVFIQMEGTGGQSFGAFLAPGLTLYLIGDANDYAGKGLSGGRVVVRPSIEFRGDARQNIITGNTALYGATAGEAFLRGVAGERFAVRLSGAKTVVEGTGDHGCEYMTGGTVVVLGQTGRNFAAGMSGGVAYVYDEDGSFEKKCNHSMVSLHKVQPADEQMQSADLASLHSGEADETQLRTLIESHHRWTGSVIASDILDDWDNARKRFVKVFPLEYQRALKERAAAQKEAGTVQAADTTSMQAGPSRKGGQGTLTK; encoded by the coding sequence ATGCCGAACAACACCGACCGGAACCTTCCGGGCCAGCCTCAACCTCAAACTTCCCCTCAGGGCGTGCCTCCTTCACGGCCCCCCTCCCGTGAAGAGATCGAGGCGGCGCGGCAGCACGGTCTGTACGCGGGCCGCGAACACGACGCCTGCGGGGTGGGTTTTGTCGCACACATCAAGGGTCTCAAGCACCACTCGATCATCGAGCAGGGTCTCAAGATTCTGGAAAACCTCGATCACCGGGGTGCGGTGGGCGCAGACGCGCTGATGGGCGACGGCGCGGGCCTGCTGATCCAGATTCCCGACGAGTTCTACCGCGCGCAGATGGCCTTGCAGAACGTGACGCTGCCCCCCGCTGGGGATTACGGCGTGGGCATGATCTTTTTGCCCAAGGAAATCGCCTCGCGCCGGGCCTGCGAGCAGGAACTGGAGCGGGCCGTTCTCGCCGAGGGCCAGTTGGTGCTGGGCTGGCGCGACGTGCCGGTGAACCGCGAGATGCCCATGAGTCCCACCGTGCGCGAAAAGGAACCGGTGATCCGCCAGATCTTTATCGGGGCCGGGCCAGACACCCTGGTGCCCGACGCGCTGGAGCGCAAGCTGTACGTGATCCGCCGCCGCGCCAGCAATGCCATCCGCGCGCTGAATTTCACACACGGGGCGGAATATTACGTGCCCAGCATGTCGTGCCGAACGGTGATTTATAAGGGCCTGCTGCTGGCGACGCAGGTGGGCGAGTATTACCTCGACTTGCAGGATCAGTCTGTGATTTCAGCGCTGGCCCTCGTCCACCAGCGGTTTTCTACCAACACCTTTCCCGAGTGGCAACTGGCGCACCCCTACCGCATGGTGGCCCACAACGGCGAGATCAACACCGTCAAGGGCAACTTCAACTGGATGCGCGCGCGTGAGGGCGTGATGTCCTCTCCCGTGCTGGGCGATGACCTCAAGAAGATCTACCCGGTGTCCTTCGAGGGCGAGTCCGACACCGCCACCTTCGACAACGCGCTGGAACTGCTGACGCTGGCGGGCTACCCGATGGCCCACGCCGCCATGATGATGATTCCCGAGGCGTGGGAGGACAACCCCCTGATCGATGACCGCCGCCGCGCCTTTTACGAGTACCACGCGGCTTTAATGGAACCCTGGGATGGCCCCGCCGCGATGGTCTTTACCGACGGGCGGCAGGTGGGCGCGATGCTCGACCGCAACGGCCTGCGCCCCGCGCGTTACATCCAGACCCGCGACGATCTGGTGATCCTGGCCTCCGAGTCCGGGGTGCTGCCGATTCCCGAAAGCCGCATTGTCAAGAAGTGGCGCTTGCAGCCTGGAAAAATGTTCATGGTGGACCTGGAAGCCGGGCGCATCGTCGAGGACGCCGAACTGAAGAACCAGTACGCTTCAGCCAAGCCGTACCGCCAGTGGGTGGACAACACCCGTGTCCCGCTGGCCGACGCCGAGGACACCGGCACCGTGGGTCAGTTCAGCGAGTCGCTGCTGGACCGACAGCAGGCGTTCGGCTACAGCCAGGAAGACCTCAAGTTCCTGATGGGGCCGATGGCGAAATCCGGCGAGGAGGGCCTGGGTTCGATGGGCAACGACTCGCCGCTGGCCGTGCTATCGGCGCGCAGCAAGCCGCTGTACTCGTACTTCCGGCAACTGTTCGCGCAGGTCACCAACCCCCCGATTGACCCGATCCGCGAATCGGTGGTCATGAGCCTGCGGTCCTTCGTCGGGCCGCGCCCCAACCTGCTGGACATCAACGCGGTCAACCCGCAGATGCGCCTGGAAGTCGCGCAGCCCATCCTGGATTTCGACGACATGGCGCGCGTCCGCTCCATCAGCGAACATACGCGCGGCAAGTTCAGCGCCTACGAGCTGGACATCACCTATCCCTCCGACTGGGGCGCACGCGGCATCGAGGCCAAGATCGCCACGATCAACGCGTGGGCGGTGGACGCCATCGAGGGCGGCCACAACATCATCATCATCAGTGACCGCCGGGTAGACAGGGAGCGCGTGGCGATTCCGTCGCTGCTGGCGCTCTCCAGCGTGCATCACCATCTGGTCAAGGCGGGCCTGCGGATGAAAGTCGGGCTGGTGGTGGAAACCGGGGACGCCCGCGAGGTGCATCACTTCGCCGCGCTGGCGGGCTATGGGGCGGAGGCCATCCACCCGTATCTGGCACTGGAAACGCTGATCAACCTGCATACCGAAATTCCCGGAATGCCTAACCTGAGCGACATTTCCCCGGCCAAGGCCATGCGGAATTACATCAAGGCCATCGGCAAGGGCCTGAGCAAGATCATGTCCAAGATGGGTGTCAGCACCTATATGTCGTACTGCGGCGCGCAGTTGTTCGAGGCAATGGGCCTGCAAACCGATTTCGTGGAGAAGTATTTCCGGGGCACGGCCACGCAGATCGGCGGCATCGGCATCTTCGAGGTGGCCGAGGAAGCCCTGCGGACCCACGCGGCAGCCTTCGGCGCAGACCCGCTGCTGGCGCGCGGGCTGGACGCGGGCGGCGAGTATGCGTGGCGCGTGCGCGGTGAGGAACACATGTGGACCCCGGACGCCATTGCCAAGCTGCAACACGCCACCCGCAGCGGTTCCGCGTCCACCTACGAGGAATACGCCCGGATTATTAACGATCAGAGCAAGCGCCACATGACCCTGCGCGGCCTGTTCGAATTCAAGACGGCAGAGGCGACGCCAGTGTCGATTGAGGAAGTCGAATCCGCCGCCGAGATCGTCAAACGCTTTGCCACCGGGGCGATGTCGCTGGGTTCCATCTCCACCGAGGCGCACACCACCCTGGCCGTCGCCATGAACCGGATTGGCGGCAAGTCCAACACCGGGGAGGGCGGCGAGGACCCGGCCCGCTACGAGCGCGAGTTGCGCGGCGAGGCGATTGGTGAGGGCGAGACGCTGGCCGGAATCCTGGGAGCCAGCCGCGTGGAGGTGGATTACCCGCTGGAACCCGGCGATTCGCTGCGTTCCAAGATCAAGCAGGTGGCCTCCGGGCGCTTCGGCGTCACCACGGGTTATCTGGGCAGCGCCGATCAAATCCAGATCAAGATGGCGCAGGGCGCGAAACCCGGTGAGGGCGGGCAGCTCCCCGGCGGCAAGGTCAGCGAGTACATCGGCTACCTGCGCCACAGCGTGCCCGGCGTGGGTCTGATCAGCCCGCCGCCGCACCACGACATCTATTCCATCGAGGACCTCAAGCAACTGATCCACGACCTGAAAAACGTCAATCCACGCGCCGACATCTCTGTGAAGCTGGTTTCGGAAGTCGGCGTCGGCACCGTGGCGGCAGGCGTCGCCAAGTGCAAGGCCGATCACATCGTCATCGCCGGGCATGACGGCGGCACGGGCGCATCTCCCTGGAGCAGCATCAAGCACGCTGGGACGCCCTGGGAAATGGGGCTGGCCGAGACGCAGCAGACCCTGGTGCTGAACCGCCTGCGGGACCGCGTGCGCGTGCAGACCGACGGACAGCTCAAGACCGGGCGCGACGTGGTGGTGGCCGCCCTGCTGGGTGCGGACGAGTTCGGCTTCGCCACCGCGCCGCTGGTAGTGCAGGGCTGCATCATGATGCGCAAGTGCCACCTGAACACCTGCCCGGTAGGGGTGGCGACGCAGGACCCGGTGCTGCGCGCCCGCTTCACCGGCAAGCCCGAACACGTCATCAACTACTTCTTCTTCGTGGCCGAGGAAGTGCGCGCCATCATGGCCTCGCTGGGCATCCGCAGCTTTGACGAGCTGATCGGGCGCTCTGACCTGCTGGACACCCGCGCCGGGATCGATCACTGGAAGGCGCAGGGCCTGGATTTCAGCCGCCTGTTCTTCCGCGCCGACTTGCCCGACGTGGGCCGCCGCCACACGGGGACGCAGGATCACGGGCTGGAGGGGGCGCTGGACCGCATCCTGATCGAGAAATGCCGCCCCGCCATCGAGAAGGGCGAGCGGGTGCATTTCCTTCAGGACGTGCGGAACGTCAACCGCTCGGTGGGCGCGATGCTCTCCGGCGAGCTGATCCGCGTGCGCCCGGAAGGACTGCCCGATCAGACGGTGTTCATCCAGATGGAAGGCACCGGTGGCCAGAGCTTCGGCGCGTTCCTGGCCCCTGGTCTCACGCTGTACCTGATCGGCGACGCCAACGACTATGCGGGCAAGGGCCTGAGCGGCGGGCGTGTGGTGGTGCGCCCCAGCATCGAATTCCGGGGCGACGCCCGCCAGAACATCATCACCGGCAACACCGCCCTGTACGGCGCAACCGCAGGCGAGGCGTTCCTGCGCGGCGTGGCTGGAGAGCGTTTCGCCGTGCGCCTCAGCGGGGCAAAAACCGTGGTGGAAGGCACCGGCGATCACGGCTGCGAGTACATGACGGGCGGCACGGTGGTTGTCCTCGGCCAGACCGGGCGCAACTTCGCAGCAGGCATGAGCGGCGGCGTCGCCTACGTCTATGACGAGGATGGCAGCTTCGAGAAGAAGTGCAACCACAGCATGGTCAGCCTGCACAAAGTTCAGCCCGCCGACGAACAGATGCAGAGTGCTGATCTCGCCAGCCTACACAGCGGTGAGGCCGACGAAACCCAGCTCCGCACCCTGATCGAGAGCCACCACCGCTGGACGGGTTCGGTGATCGCCAGCGACATCCTCGACGACTGGGACAACGCCCGCAAACGCTTTGTCAAGGTCTTCCCACTGGAATATCAGCGGGCGCTGAAGGAACGGGCCGCCGCGCAGAAAGAGGCCGGAACCGTTCAGGCCGCCGACACGACCAGCATGCAGGCCGGGCCGAGCCGCAAGGGCGGGCAGGGGACGCTGACGAAGTAG